GTACGTCGAGACCGGGCGATCGCTGCTGGGTGAGATCCGGGACATCGGCCTCTCGGCGGTCGTCGGCGTCACCGCCTTCGTCACGGTACTCGTGACGACCGGTGCCCGTCCGGACGGGACCACCGACGTCGCCCGACAGTACGTCGCGTGGGCCGTTCCGGAGGGCGGCGGGACGAACATCGTCAACGTCACCCTCGTCGACTTCCGCGGGTTCGACACCCTCGGCGAACTCGTCGTGGTCGTGCTCGCGGCCATCTCGATTTCGACGCTGATCACGATGCGCTCGAACACCGAACGTACGGGTGATCGGGCGAAGCGAGCACGCCTCGAGGCTGACGACTATCCGGACGATGTCGACATACTCGAGCGTGGACTCGGGGGCGATGCGCAGGGGTTCTACACGACGACTGGTGAGACGGGGATGGACGGAGATACGGACGCAGACGAGGAAACTGGCGACACAGAGACGGGCGCAGATACGGACACGGAAACTGACGATACAGGAACGGATACGGATACGGATGTGGATACGGATACGGATGTGGATACGGATACGGATACGGACAACTCGAGAGGTGACGACCGGTGACCACCGTGATCATGCGGACCACTGCCCGCGTCGTCGTCCCCATCATCCTCGTCGTCGCCGCGTCGCTGTTCGTCGAGGGACACAACCTCCCCGGGGGCGGGTTCATCGGCGGCGTCCTCGCGGCCACCGCCTTCGTCGTCATCTACCTCGCGTTCGACCTGGACTTCCTCGAGCGTGGCGTCCTCGGGCGGGAGGTCGAATCCGGCGCGCCTCCCTCGCGGGATCGCGTCGTCCTCGCTTACCGCCGGCTGTTCGAGTACGGGCTAGCGATCGCCGTCCTCAGCGCGCTGATCCCCATGGCTCTCGGCTATCCGTTCCTCAGCCAGACGTTCCGCGAGTTCGAGGGGGTCCCGATCTATCACCACGTCGAGATTGCCAGCGCGCTGGCGTTCGACTTCGGAGTTCTCTGTGTGGTACTCGGGGGCCTCCTGACGATCCTCTCGGTGGTGGGAGACGAATGACCGCCATCGTCGTCGCGACCGTCGTCGGCGCGCTGTGTGCCATCGGAACGTACCTACTCCTTCAGCAGGACCTCGTGCGCGTCGTCTGGGGACTGTCGCTGCTCAGCCAGGCGGCGAACGTCTACCTGCTGGCGATGGGGAATATACTCCCTGCTGGCCCCGACGCAGTCCCCGTCCTGGCGGGCCATGGCGAACCCCCATCGGGCGTCACCGACCCGCTGGTCCAGGCGCTCGTGTTGACGGCCATCGTCATCGGCTTCGGGATGACGGCGTTCGCCCTGTTCCTCTCGTACCGGGTCTACCAGGAACACGGGACGCTCGCGCTGGCCGAGTTGGCCGAAGCGGACGAGGCAGGTGATCGGCGATGAGTGTGATCGCGTCCTGGACGCAGATACCGGCGGCGATCGGGGCCGAAGCGGCTTCTACCCTCGTCGTCGCTCCGCTCTTGATCGCCCTCGTGACCGCCGTCGCCAGCCTGCTCTCTGGGCGCTGGCACCGCGGCCGGATCGGCGTCAGCGTTCTCGGCGCGCTCGCGTACCTGCTCGCCGTCGCGGCGATCGACTGGTACATCGTGCTCGCGCCCGACGCACCAGGGATCGCGACCTACCAGGTCGGCGGCTGGGTCGCCCCTTTCGGAATTACGCTGGTCGTCGACGGTCTCTCGGCGTTCATGCTGACGATGGTCGCCGTGATCGGGATGGCCTCGCTGCTCTCCTCGATTCGCGTGTTGCCCGATCTCGACCGCCACCGGTACTACTTCCCGCTTTTTCACTTCCTGATGGTGGGCGTGACCGGCGCCTTCCTCACGGGCGACCTGTTCAACCTGTTCGTCTGGTTCGAAGTGATGCTCATGGCCAGCTACCTCTTCGTCGCTTACGACGGCAACGCGCTCCAGACCAGGGCCGCGTTCTGGTACGTCAGCCTCAACCTCGTCGCAAGTGCCGTCTTCCTGCTCGGCGTCGGCGGCCTGTACGCGACGGCGGGGTCGCTCAATATGGCCGACCTCTCGAGGCGCCTCGCGGAACCGGCGGCCTACGGCATCGACCCCGTACCGGTCGTCGGTCTGTTCGGCCTCCTGCTCGCGGTCTTCGCCATCAAGGCGGGACTCGTCCCCTTCCAGTTCTGGATTCCGTCGGCGTACCAGGCCGCGCCGCCACAGATCGCCGCCCTGCTGGCCGGAGCGACGAAGAAGGTCGGTATCTACGCGATCATCCGGCTATCGTTCACCGTCGTCGGCGACGCGCCGGTCGACGTCTCCCTCGCGGTGCCGTTCACGGGCTTCGAGATGGCCGGCGACTCGCCGCTCGTCTTCGTCGGCGCGGCGCTGTTTGCTATGGCCATCGCGAGCATCTTCGTCGGCGGACTCGGTGCCATCGGCGGCCGCTCCATCGAGTCGGTGCTGGCGTACTCGAGCATCGGCCAGGTTGGGTTCATCGCGCTCCCCGTCGCCATCGCGGCGGTGGTCCCGGGGCTCCGAACATTCGGCATCGTCGCCGCGCTCGTCTACGCACTCAATCACACCCTGGCAAAGGGGTTGCTCTTTCTCGCGGTCGGGGCGGTCAGGACCGCGACGGGGACGAGTCGCCTCGCCGAACTGGGCGGCCTCGCCGGGCGCAGTCCGTCGCTCGCGGTACCGTTCTTCGTCGGATTGCTCGCGCTCGTCGGCATCCCGCCGCTGTCGGGCTTCTTCGGGAAGTTCCTCGTCTTCGACGTCGCCGCGCGAACGGCCTCGAGCGCGCTCGTGGTCGTGGTCGTCGCCGGGTCGGTGCTGTCGCTCGTGTACGCGACGCGCCTGTGGACGCGGAGCTTCTGGGGACCGCAGTCCACGGCGGTCGAGACGGCGGTGGCCGATCACGTGCAGGCGGCCGTCCTCCTCGCGCTCGCTCTCGCAATCGTTGGCGTTGGCGTCGGTTTCGAGCCTGTCTACGCCTTCGCCGAGGCCGGGGCCGAGGCCGCGCTGGACGCCGACGCCTACGTCGAGGCCGTCGATCCGGCCGACGAGGTCTCGACGGGATCCGGGGGTGACCACTGATGCGGACCAGAACCTGGCCCCTCGCCGGTGTCGTCTTCGCGCTCCTGTGGGTGTTCGTCCGCGGCGTCACCCTGACGCCGTCTGCCGTCCTCGGACAACTGCTTCTGGGACTCGCCGTCGGGTTCCCCGTCGCGTTCGTCTTCCGTCGACTCTACGGCGAATGGATCGACGTCCCGCGGAGCGTTCGTGCGATTCCGTCTGCCCTCTCGTACCTCGCGATCTTCATCTGGGAGATCATGCTGGCCAACGTCGACGTGACGAAACGTGTCCTCTCGCCCTCGATGCCGATCGAACCGGAGGTGTTCCTGTTCCCCCTGCGCGTCGAGACCGACCTCGCGATCACGACCATCGCCAACAGCGTCTCGATCACGCCGGGAACCGTCACGCTCGACTACGACAGCGAGACGAACGCGCTCTACATTCACGCGGTCGATGGCCGCGACCCGGAGACGATCGCCAGAACGATCAGGACGTGGGAGGAGTACGCACTCGTGATCTTCGACGAGCGAGCGAGTCCCGAGGATCCCACGCGAGACATTGTCGTCTCCGGTGGCACCCGGGCGAGCACGCCGGTTCCGCCCGACGAGCGCGCCGACGAGACCTCGACGGTGAACCAACTGCCGGCGGAGGAGAAGGCAGAAGAACTCGAGGCTGCCGACAGGATCGAACACGAAGGCGAAGACGAACACGAACACGAAGATGGAGGCGAGAACCATGATTGATCCCACCCTCCTCGAAGTACTCTCGGCCACACAACCGAGCGCTCCGCCGGCCGTACTCGAGACGACTGTCCGTGCGGCACTGGTGCTCGCGGGTATCCTGTGCGTACTCGCGAGCTATCGCGTCATCCGTGGCCCGACGGAACCGGATCGCGTCATCGGACTCGACGCCATCGCGACAAACGTCGTGGCCATCGCCGTCCTCGTGGCTCTGCTGACCGACCGCGGGCTGTTCATCACCGTGAGCCTCGTCCTGGCGATCATCGGCTTCATCGCAACCGTCGCCGTCGCGAAGTTCCTCACCGAGGGGGAGGTGATCGAGTGATCCGAACGGCCCTCGTGATCGGCCTGGTCGTCGTCGGGGCGTTCTTCCTGACCGTCGGCACCATCGGCCTCCTGCGACTGCCTAACGTCTACAACCGGATGCACGCGACGAGCAAGCCGACGACCCTCGGGACCGCCTCGATCTTCCTCGCCGGCTTCGTCCACTTCGGTCCCGGCGCCGAAGGACTGACCGCGCTCGTCGGCATCCTCTTTCTGTTCCTGACGATTCCGACGGGCTCACACATGATCGCCCGCGCCGCGGAACGCATCGGGGTTCCCTTCGTCGAGGGGGTCACCTGGCCCGACCCCGACGCGCTCGAGCGACCGCCCGAACGCACCCGTGACGAACGAGCAACCGATTCTGGCGACTCGAGGCGATACGAAACGGGAGCGAACCGGTCGGGCGAGCCTGGCGAGGCCGAGGACTGACCTCGGTGCTGATTTTCGTCGGACGAACGACTACTCGCGCTCGAGCGATCGCTCCCGTTCGCCCGGTTCCGACCCCTCCTCTGTCGATTCGTCGCGTTCGCGCCCCCAGACCTCGGCGTCCTCGAGTGTCTCGACCTCGAGCAAGCGCTCGAGTTTGTGTTCGAACTGCGCGTCGGTCAACTCGCCGGCGGCGTACCTGGTTCGGAGCATCGCGAGCGCGTTGGCCCGGTCTTCTGACGACGGGGCTCGAGATCCGGGTAGTCGTTGGTTGGGTTCGTGTGTGGCGGTTGTGCCAGATGTGCCAGATGTGCCAGATGTGCCAGTTGTGCCAGTTTCGTCCGTTTCGCCGGGGACGTTCGGCCAGCCCGCATCGTCAGCTTCGACAGCTTCGTCCACTTCGTCCAATCCGTCTGCTTCGCCCCCATCGTCGTCGAACAGCATCGACACCGCGGGAACGATCCCAACGTACCCGACGATGAGCACGGCGAGCCACAGGTCGCCGCCGATATCCCCGACCAGCAACCCGAGCCAGAGACCAGTGACGAGCGTCGACGCGATTCCGGTCGCGTTCGCTCGAAATCGCCCCCACAGATCCTCGTCCATGTACACGCCTGCGTCCTCGCTGTAAAAAGCCGTTTCTCTCGATGGGGGTTCGTGTCCGTACGATTCGGTGAACTCTACTGGTTAGCCCCTCCTCGCTGGACCTACACTGCTTTATCTCGCACCTAACCAGTAGTGTCCGGTACTGGAATCGACAACGAAAATGTCGCTCCCTCACCCAACGCCGAATCGACCCAGATGTCGCCGCCGTGGCGTTCGACGATTCGCTTACATAGTGCGAGTCCGATACCCGTACCGGCGTATTCTTCCTGCGTGTGGAGTCGCTGGAATACCTCGAAAATTCGATCCTGGTCTTCCGGATCGATGCCGATCCCCTCGTCACAGACCGACACGACCCACTCGTCACCGTCTCGTGTGGCCGAGACGTGAACGCGTGGCGGTTCGTCACCGCTGTATTCGATAGCGTTATCGAGCAAATTCTGGAATAACTGGTGAAGCTGGCTCGCATCACCCTCGACCTCCGGGAGATCGGCAATCGTGACGTCGGCGTCGTGTTCTTCGATCTGAAACTGGAGATCGGCCAACACGTCCTCGAGAATTCCATCCAGTTCCACCGGTTCGAACGCATCGCCCTCCGTCTGGATACGGGAGTACTCCAGTAAGTCCTGGATCATCGACCGCATCCGGTCAGCACCATCCACCGCGAACTCGATGAATTCCTCACCGTCCTCGTCGAGCTCGTCGGCATATCGATTCTCGATCAACTGGAGATAACTCGAGACCATCCGTAACGGCTCCTGGAGGTCGTGAGAAACCGCGTACGCGAACTGCTCGAGGCGCTCGTTCGACTCCTGAAGTTTGCGATCGTACGTCTTTCGTTCAGTAATGTCACGAGCCACACCGACCACCCTAGTCGAACCGTCATCATCCTGTACGGGGTATCCAGGCGCTTCGATCCACCGTACGTTTCCGTTTCGAATAATTCGAATCTCCTCGTGCTTTGGCTCACCTGTTTCGAGAGCCTTCTCGATACCCTGTTGTGCTCGTTGTCGATCGTCCGGGTGAATTACGTCGACGAACTCCTCCCACGTTTCGACTGTCGTCCCATAGAGTGATTCTGCGGAGGGATAGAACGACGCTTCGTCGTCATCGACGTCCCAGTCCCAGACGACCGAATCGGTAGCATTGAGAGCGAACTCCATCCGGTCTCGGATGCGCTGGAGTTCCCACTCTCGTTCTTTTCGCTCGGTGATGTCCTGGACTGCGCCACGGAGCAAGACGACTTCTCCGTCATCGACGTCGGGGTCGCCCTTGACGTGAAGCCAGCGTACCTCGCCATCGGGTGTTCTGAACCGAACCTCCACGTCGAACGACTCGCCGGAGTCGAGAGCTTCCTCGACGGCGTGCTCGATTATCGATCGATCCTCCTCGTGGTAGACGTCGAGGGCTTCGTCCAGCGGTGGTTCGTCGCCATCAGGTATCGCCAGAATCTCGAAGAGGTGGTCGGTCCAGAACACCTCTCGAGTGTCGGTGTCGATCTCCCAGCCGCCGACGTCCGCGATGCGTTCGGCCTTCTCCAGGAGTTCGCGCGTCAGTTCGAGTTCTCTTTCGCGCTCCTTCCGCTCAGTGATATCCCGGAAGTACACGGAGAGACCGGACTCAGAGGGGTATACGCGGACCATCGCCCAGATTCCCAGTGGGTCGGAGTACCGCTCGAAGCTCATCGGTTCCTGGGTGACCATCGTCGTCTCGAACTTCTCGAAGAGCGAGTCGGATTCGTCGACGTCGAGCACCTCCCAGGGTTTTCGCCCGAGAAGTTCTCGTTCCGACGTAGCGAAAAACGCCTCGGCGCGCTCGTTTACGTACTCGAACTGGAACTCGTCGTCGAGCGCGTAGAACGCGTCGTCAATTCGCTCGAAGACGTCGTCGAGTTCCCGCTTGAAGTCGTCTCGCTGCTGTTCGAGCCGTTCAGCTTGCTCTTCTAGCTGCTGTTCGTACTCGCGACGCTCGGTCATGTCACGCGTGACCTTGGTAAATCCTCGAAGGGTGCCCTCGCTGTCGCGAATGGCAGTGATCGTGACGTTTGCCCAGAACCTCGAGCCGTCCTTGCGGACCCGCCACCCCTCGTCCTCGACACGACCCGCTGTCGCTGCAGTTTCGAGATTTCGATCGGGAACCTCGTCGGCGATATCGTCCTCGGTATAGAACGTCGAGAAGTGTTCGCCAGTGATCTCCGCTTCGGAATACCCCTTGATCTGCTCGGCTCCCTCGTTCCAGGTGACGACCGACCCCTCGGGATCGAGCATGAAAATCGCGTAATCTTTGACCGCACTCACGAGGGCGCTGAACTGCGCTTCGTCCTGGTGTGGGTCGTTAGCGTTTTCCTCAGCCTTCCACCAGATCCGACTCGAGTCGCCTCCCTGTTTGGTCTGAATTTCGCCCCGCTCAGCGAGGGCCTCCAGACAGTGACGGACGGTTTGAGGGGGCCACTCGAGCGACTCGGCGACTTCCTCGGTGAACACTGGCGTCGATGGCTGATCGGTTCGACTGAAGAACTCCTGGACGTCCGCTATCGTACGTTCCGGTGGTGGTCCAGGCGAAACCATTGCTTCCGGATATCGCCGTGACCCTAAAAGTTTGCTGTTCTAGGTGTCGTTTCTGACAGATCACCCCTCTATACGG
This region of Natronosalvus halobius genomic DNA includes:
- a CDS encoding MnhB domain-containing protein — protein: MTTVIMRTTARVVVPIILVVAASLFVEGHNLPGGGFIGGVLAATAFVVIYLAFDLDFLERGVLGREVESGAPPSRDRVVLAYRRLFEYGLAIAVLSALIPMALGYPFLSQTFREFEGVPIYHHVEIASALAFDFGVLCVVLGGLLTILSVVGDE
- a CDS encoding sodium:proton antiporter — protein: MTAIVVATVVGALCAIGTYLLLQQDLVRVVWGLSLLSQAANVYLLAMGNILPAGPDAVPVLAGHGEPPSGVTDPLVQALVLTAIVIGFGMTAFALFLSYRVYQEHGTLALAELAEADEAGDRR
- a CDS encoding complex I subunit 5 family protein; the protein is MSVIASWTQIPAAIGAEAASTLVVAPLLIALVTAVASLLSGRWHRGRIGVSVLGALAYLLAVAAIDWYIVLAPDAPGIATYQVGGWVAPFGITLVVDGLSAFMLTMVAVIGMASLLSSIRVLPDLDRHRYYFPLFHFLMVGVTGAFLTGDLFNLFVWFEVMLMASYLFVAYDGNALQTRAAFWYVSLNLVASAVFLLGVGGLYATAGSLNMADLSRRLAEPAAYGIDPVPVVGLFGLLLAVFAIKAGLVPFQFWIPSAYQAAPPQIAALLAGATKKVGIYAIIRLSFTVVGDAPVDVSLAVPFTGFEMAGDSPLVFVGAALFAMAIASIFVGGLGAIGGRSIESVLAYSSIGQVGFIALPVAIAAVVPGLRTFGIVAALVYALNHTLAKGLLFLAVGAVRTATGTSRLAELGGLAGRSPSLAVPFFVGLLALVGIPPLSGFFGKFLVFDVAARTASSALVVVVVAGSVLSLVYATRLWTRSFWGPQSTAVETAVADHVQAAVLLALALAIVGVGVGFEPVYAFAEAGAEAALDADAYVEAVDPADEVSTGSGGDH
- a CDS encoding Na+/H+ antiporter subunit E — protein: MRTRTWPLAGVVFALLWVFVRGVTLTPSAVLGQLLLGLAVGFPVAFVFRRLYGEWIDVPRSVRAIPSALSYLAIFIWEIMLANVDVTKRVLSPSMPIEPEVFLFPLRVETDLAITTIANSVSITPGTVTLDYDSETNALYIHAVDGRDPETIARTIRTWEEYALVIFDERASPEDPTRDIVVSGGTRASTPVPPDERADETSTVNQLPAEEKAEELEAADRIEHEGEDEHEHEDGGENHD
- a CDS encoding monovalent cation/H+ antiporter complex subunit F, which gives rise to MIDPTLLEVLSATQPSAPPAVLETTVRAALVLAGILCVLASYRVIRGPTEPDRVIGLDAIATNVVAIAVLVALLTDRGLFITVSLVLAIIGFIATVAVAKFLTEGEVIE
- the mnhG gene encoding monovalent cation/H(+) antiporter subunit G → MIRTALVIGLVVVGAFFLTVGTIGLLRLPNVYNRMHATSKPTTLGTASIFLAGFVHFGPGAEGLTALVGILFLFLTIPTGSHMIARAAERIGVPFVEGVTWPDPDALERPPERTRDERATDSGDSRRYETGANRSGEPGEAED
- a CDS encoding SHOCT domain-containing protein, giving the protein MDEDLWGRFRANATGIASTLVTGLWLGLLVGDIGGDLWLAVLIVGYVGIVPAVSMLFDDDGGEADGLDEVDEAVEADDAGWPNVPGETDETGTTGTSGTSGTSGTTATHEPNQRLPGSRAPSSEDRANALAMLRTRYAAGELTDAQFEHKLERLLEVETLEDAEVWGRERDESTEEGSEPGERERSLERE
- a CDS encoding PAS domain-containing sensor histidine kinase, which gives rise to MVSPGPPPERTIADVQEFFSRTDQPSTPVFTEEVAESLEWPPQTVRHCLEALAERGEIQTKQGGDSSRIWWKAEENANDPHQDEAQFSALVSAVKDYAIFMLDPEGSVVTWNEGAEQIKGYSEAEITGEHFSTFYTEDDIADEVPDRNLETAATAGRVEDEGWRVRKDGSRFWANVTITAIRDSEGTLRGFTKVTRDMTERREYEQQLEEQAERLEQQRDDFKRELDDVFERIDDAFYALDDEFQFEYVNERAEAFFATSERELLGRKPWEVLDVDESDSLFEKFETTMVTQEPMSFERYSDPLGIWAMVRVYPSESGLSVYFRDITERKERERELELTRELLEKAERIADVGGWEIDTDTREVFWTDHLFEILAIPDGDEPPLDEALDVYHEEDRSIIEHAVEEALDSGESFDVEVRFRTPDGEVRWLHVKGDPDVDDGEVVLLRGAVQDITERKEREWELQRIRDRMEFALNATDSVVWDWDVDDDEASFYPSAESLYGTTVETWEEFVDVIHPDDRQRAQQGIEKALETGEPKHEEIRIIRNGNVRWIEAPGYPVQDDDGSTRVVGVARDITERKTYDRKLQESNERLEQFAYAVSHDLQEPLRMVSSYLQLIENRYADELDEDGEEFIEFAVDGADRMRSMIQDLLEYSRIQTEGDAFEPVELDGILEDVLADLQFQIEEHDADVTIADLPEVEGDASQLHQLFQNLLDNAIEYSGDEPPRVHVSATRDGDEWVVSVCDEGIGIDPEDQDRIFEVFQRLHTQEEYAGTGIGLALCKRIVERHGGDIWVDSALGEGATFSLSIPVPDTTG